In Trichomycterus rosablanca isolate fTriRos1 chromosome 2, fTriRos1.hap1, whole genome shotgun sequence, the genomic window atcaggaaacactgggtgcaaggcaggaataccctgaacagggaGCTGGTGGTACCAGACCAgcagtgactctgaccaggatatagTGATTGATTGAAATGAATATACAGACTGTGAGATATATGACTCGAAAAGCAAATTTAATATTCCatcaaataaatgtataaaaaattcACACTGATAATTTGAATTGCTTATAGTTTTTACCTTTTTCATTCGTAGAAGCTGTCTGCAGTTTCTTATCAATGAAGGGcacattttctcaacaattgaTGAAAACCATTTCAAATCTACTTATGgctaaacgttttttttttgtgtatgtaAGCACcattgatttctttttttttttttacctctatTTTTGTAATTGGCTGCTTGTAATATGTTGtaaaaataagaaacatttCTGACATTTTGTTTCAATTGTTTATTTTGCTTGTAAATTATAAtttgtaattatattttttatattttgtcatTATATAGTTTTCTGAGGGCTAAAATTTTGTTAACAAGGAAACCTTGTTTAGTAAATTGTGTCTTTGCGCTCTTGTTTTGTCATCCTAAATGGcttgtgtaataaaaaaaccatgcagtgtgtgtgtggtttattAATTTCTCTGGCATTTACAGGCTAGTTTGTATACACTTCTAAGGACAATGTGCTTTAATGGCAGGCTTTGAACATTAAAGACTTCtgcagcttttctttatgttttaCTTTATGCGTCCAAAAGTGTATAtaaacacccctcctaatttaAGTTAAGATGCTCCAACCAgatcaattgctaacaggtatataaaataaaatatatgcttTAAACattgtgctttatttatttattaggatttaacatcattaggattttacacactttggttacattcatgacagaaacagtagttactcgttacacaaggttcatcagttcacaggtttaatgtcaaacacagtcatggacaattttgtatctccaattcacctcacttgcacgtctttggaccgtgggaggaagagctcccggaggaaacccatgcagacacagggagaacatgcaaactccacacagaaaggacctgaactgccccacttggggatcaaacccaagaccttcttgctgtgaggtgactgagccaccgtgttgccCCAGGTTGTGCTTTTAACAGTTTGAACAGGAAGGGTCATCCTAGAGCTCCCTAATATTTTGAGAAATTTAAAGTAATTGAACTCCTGAAGGCCATGCTACATTTTACACCAACAAATTATCAATAATTGGTTGTATGTATAATATTTTGTCAAATGGAAAGATCCTGACCCCCCCACCCCggtcaaaaaatgtaaataaaattaagttctGGTTTTTCCCCCTTAGACACTAACaatgaattaaatgaataaatagctTAAAAATGCTTCATATGGCTGTGGGGTAACACAAAAAAACACTAGATTAGTCTTTTAACAATTGTTCCTGTCTATTAAACATGTCTGTACAGACttgctcctctcacatcttacatgaacacctcgCTCCtctcctcctgctctgctgtattttgttgtggtaccgtcacattatactgttaaaatcctaacagacatcagtacattggtaggcattggaagattggagtgtaagtttttgaatactttgttttgcacatacagaaatagggtcaattttatggaaataatagtgtaaactatacataCATAAAGTACGGAACGCAGCTTACGCACTTCGCGCAGCCTACACATATGTAGCGGAGTAGCGTAGTGCGGCTCTTATtccatgtgtttgtgttttggtgaacATTGTgctaataaatgtaaacatattagcatctattttaaatgaacaagggcacatgtattcggtcactatcaaaaaataacaaatgtattcacccagcaaacacaactatgtggtatgagttagccgcttggtggtgatacacCATGAtagtaacgttgtgagaaaatAAAGCAACgtaaacaagaaatctgaccgctttaaacaactgaatttatctaCAATCCTACTGAGAGCAGCGTGTGTGATCTGTCTGGAATAGTGCTGGTTATACAGTCTAACAGccgcaggaaggaaggacctgcgataCCGAAAATACCGTGTGGGGATAATTTCAGAAAAGTGCAATGAAATAGATAAATactgttttgtgttttcatttaaaaaaacactttggttctaacaggttttagcagatttgtgttcttggactgttgtttacttagactagagtaatgtaatgtttactatagggaggcacggtggcttagtgggtagcactgtgtggcttagtgggtagcactgtcgcctcacagcaagaaggtccttggttcgatccccaggtggggcggtccaggtcctttctgtgcggagtttgcatgttctccccgtgtctgtgtgggtttgctccggtttcctcctacagtccaaaaacatgccaccaggctaattgtcctatagatatctagccactagatgcacaaaccagtgcattgtagtgccggtcccaagcccggataaaatagggagggttgtgttaggaagggcatccggcgtaaaaattgtgcacccgccgagagccgaccccgcaaccatacgggacaaaggccgatgaagaagaagaatgtaatgtttactatggaagcacttctgtaagtcgctctggataagagcatctgctaaatgctgaaaattttaatgtactgtatgtcttgGACAAGTGGTGAACTGACAATAAACAATCTTGATCTTAACATTCTTAACATTAACATTCTTATACAATCGGTTCTGAACAAAAACCTCAGACTTAGTTCATTATAGTAATAAAAGCCCTATTCATAAATCCTGACACACTGCTCtcccctacatgaaagtaaacaaactgCTTTTATAAGGAAAAAGGATCAGTATTGGTATTggtgatactggccctgtatttacttggtatcggatagaaaaaaaaaagtttatagcTGATTTTTTTAATGCCAGAATCAAAACTTCAATTCCCACAAGCATAGCTTCCAGAAAACACCATTACCCAGAATTCTTAGCTCAAACCACAAAAGATGGCGTCGCATCCGAACGCAAACGCCCCCCGTTTTGACTGTCCGTCATGGTAAGCACAGAGATTAGCAGTATGTAAACAGTGCTCATTCTCACATGGCGTCTTTAGTTCTTTATATGCTGATATTCTGCATGTACACAGCTaattataatgtgtttataacGGAGCAGTAACTGACAGTGTCCAGTGTTGTAGCTGGTTAGCTGTCAGTTTCTGTTTctcatgtttgtgtgttttatcaGCACAGCACTGACAGTCTGAAAGCTCGGGTCAgctatttaaattttttgtttttgcctCCATCACAACAGAAAAAACCCCATACGACCTTGTCAAAgcatcttatatatatatatatatatatatatatatatatatatatatatatatatatatatgcatccatgtatatgtgtgtgtgtgtaaaatacagttaataaaatactatgtaatataaaataattttttctgGTTTTAGTATTTACAGGTGTGTACATTTTCCCAAGTTCCAATTAAAAACATTGATACTTaaagaatgcaaaaaaaatccatattAATTTTTATAGaacactattttttaaaaatattttctttatgcattttctccccctttttagTGTGTCCagttgccccattgcatcatgcttcctctccaccaatgccgatctctgctctgattgaggagaacaaagctaacccacgccccctccgacatgtgggcagcatgccgtatgcaccttatcacctacactttgacgagtgcagtgcagcctagctgcatgtacggagggacacacccaaagagcactcttttctcgtctctcgagcaggtgccatcaatcagccagcagaggtcgtaattgcaccagtcatgagagagaccccatccggcttattcctgcccatatgaacaacaggccaatccttgttcatgtggccgctcagcctcagctggcgaggcagagctgagattctgtaCGATGTATTCgcgatcccagctctggttccagcgtgtgtttttaccgctgcgccacctgagcggctatagaacacaatattaatgttttaatttcaaTATTTCAATACCTCTGAAATCACTATTCTGACGAAAAACTCTGATTTTCAATCACAGTTTCCATGCGTCCTGGTATGCTGTCCACCACTCCATCACTTTGCTGTTTTGGAGTCTGGGGATGGGCTGGCCATGACAGCGCCTCGATCTGGTTGTCCTCTATCCACACCTTgatctcagtgggtagcactgtcacctcacagcaagaaggtcctgggttcgatccccacgtggggcggtctgggtcctttctgtgtggagtttgcatgttctccccgtgtctgtgtgggtttcctccaggagctctggtttcctcccacagtccaaagacatgcagtcaggttaattggagatacaaaattgtccatgaccgtgtttgacattaaacttgtgaactgatgaatcttgtgtaacgagtagctacctgttctgtcatgaatgtaaccaaagtgtgtaaaacatgacgttaaaatcctaataaataaataaaataaaataaaataaagaatccACACCTTGATTGACCTGTGTGGAATGAAGCATTGTCctggaataaaataaatgaagaacaTTGTTAGAGCAGAAAGCTGAGCCTAGCTGAAAGTCGGACTAAACAGAAaatgaattgttgagaaaatgtgtCCTTCATTGATAAGAAACTGCAGACAGCTCcttcatttttaatttgcattaaattTAGAGTCTTTTACAGTctgtatatttatttcattttaaccaATCGCTAAATACTGGTCAGAGTCACCGCAGGTCTGGTACCGCCagctccctgtccagggtattcctggcttgcacccagtgtttcctggtgaaatCATTTTTTGGAATAATTGTATGATAGAATATTCCTTTGGTCTTTTGAAACCCTTTTCATGTATCCCTCAATTTTCACCTCtaatgctgcagacctccacttctgaccaaggagggccgtagctaacacacgccccctccgacatgtgtgcagtaactAACTGCTTCTTCTGTTTTTGGTTTATGTGGGGATCCATAtcatgtatggagagtcacatacTGATTCATATCATTCCCCATgtttgtgcagacgccatcgatcagccagttTGGTTTAGACCACCATCCTACTGACCACTTTATAGATACATTAGAACTATTATTGTAAGCCTGGTCTTCTTGTCCTTCAACAGTGCccaacctcacaaatgcttttttgatatAATATGCATACAATACCACAGACACCCTCCAATATTGTAGAAAGCTTTCCAAAAGGAATGGATCCTATTATAGCTGTAAAAAAGGGCCAACTCTATAATGACTTTCATGGATTTGGAATGAATTGACCAACAAGATTATATTTAGATGTAAGCAGACTTTTGGACATGGAGTGTATTATAATAAGTGTATAATTACTTTAAGTTGTGTGGAACCTGACAATTAAATAAGGTAATTTCAAATAATCTTAACTAGCTCAAATAACTGCAATTAGGCGGTTATGTAACATTATAACCAGTCATATTACTATACCCATATATCACTATCAAATTTTTATTCTTGTCCCCAGGGCAGGAAAACCACCCCCTGGACTTCATCTGGATGTAGTCAAAGGAGACAAGTTAATAGAGGTAAGACCTCATTGCCAAACAGAAAGCAGATCGTTTTTATACTTTTGCACTGAGGCTGTGATTTATGATCTGTACGATTTGCTTCTGGAACGTCATGGCCTACTGTCTTCTAGAGGTGCCGGCATAAGCGGCGTGAACATTTCTTGGATGTATAGCGTGTTCCTCTGGGCATGTTTTGACTTTGTGTAAGAGTGAGCTGCTGGCTAGTGAAAAGAATGTGGCTTCACATGTCTCAAATATCAGAATTATTATCTTGCAACCCTCAGTGTTGTTGCATCTTTGTTTGCTGCCCTTAATTTTTGTactttgtgttttctttcttgttAAAAAGAACTGTACCCAATCCAGAGGTGTTGCATGGtaataaaggaatcttaaaTCTAAATGAGTTCTCTACCCATAGTTACTATTTTAAGCTCATTGTATAGTATCTAGAGCACTGAGGTATTGCattgtcatttttgttttgcacatgcTCTGGTATCACtacattttgtttgtttcatGCTGACATACATTTCCAGGGAAACAAGATTTTATAGGCTGATTTTTTTCTGATTCTCTTGTTATATTTTCACATAGAAACTGATCATAGATGAGAAGAAGTTCTACTTGTTTGGAAGGAACCCAGACCACTGTGACTTTACGATAGACCACCAGTCATGTTCACGGGTGCACGCAGCACTCGTTTATCACCGGCACCTCAAGAGGGTCTTTCTCATCGATCTCAACAGCAGTGAGTAGTTGAAATAATACAGGCACTGTAACAGGGGACAGAGACGAGAAAACAGTACAGTTATAACCTGGTGTAATAACGATAGATTTTTAGGAATAAAGCACAGTAAGGAAGGATTTTGTTGTGGCATGACTGCAATTAATAGTTAACCATTGCTTTATCTTAGCCCACTACCtctaggatccagggttcgaatccccagcggtgctatcaagCAGTCAGTGTCTAtatacagatatgattggctgtgtctgagggggtgggGGTGTTAGCCTACTACAGAGAGCCCTGTACTTAAAGAAGACCATGCTTTGATCTCTGTATTTCTCGACCACTCATGAGGGTGCCTTGGCAAGGCAAGGGGGCGAACTTCATACTGGCCTTCCCCCCCTCAGGCAGGTCCAATTGTGTCTGTCAGGAAGCTCAAACCTACAGTATGTCTCTGCGCTCAAACCTGTGGTGCGCTTGTGAGTTAGACTTCCTTGCTACCAGAGCAACCATCTTTTTAAAATTTTCATATGTAGTAAAATTTTTGACCCTGAATAATTTTCAGtgcacaatatacagtatacctgGAATTTACCCAGCAGctgaaaatataatattaagtcTCCAACCACATCTTTTCAGTCTTTTAAGATGTATTTACTGCACATTTAGTTCTGTGAAGTCATTGACACTGTGAGTAATTAAGTAACTATGGTCAGGTTTTTCTTTCTCCAGCCCATGGCACCTTTTTGGGCCGAATCCGTCTGGAGCCTCATAAACCACAGCAGGTTCCCATAGACTCCACCATGTCCTTTGGGGCGTCAACACGAGTGTACACATTGAGAGAAAAGCCCCAGACGCAGCCTAGTACCACCACAGGGGACAGTGGTGTGGAGGATGAAGAGCTGAAAGGACTGCTGGGTTTACCGCAGGAGGAGACTGAActagatgtgtgtgtggttttttttattataccaCTGTGCCATTTAAGCGCCTACTGGTGCTTCTTCTTATACCATTTCTGATATTCTAATACAGAACCTGACTGAGTTTAATACGGCCCATAACAAACGCATCTCCACCCTCACCATTGAGGAGGGCAACCTGGACATCCAGAGGCCcaagaggaagaggaggagttCTCGAGTGTCCTTCAGTGAGGATGATGAGATTATTAACCCAGGTATGTATGaagcacatatacacaaacatattGCTGTTTCCAGACAATAGTATTAAATGACTTACTTACCCAGTTGGCTAGctgataaaataattaattggcTTGATCCAGTTCCCCATTTGTAACTCTTCCACTTCTTGTACCACCCCTGCCTTGATTTGACTGAGAAGTGCCACAGACACACGTGCAGTCATCAACCACTTTTATTCACCTGCCAGAGGCGAAGTCTTGCTAGGCTATTCCAGTTCATGCAGTTGccttaaccagccagcagaggtcacacttgcagcagcaataaggaaCACTGTTGACCCTCCTCTGTTTCCGTTGGACGCCTGGTCAggtcgatagcagagctgaaatacaAACTTGAGACCACTTTGCCATCTAACTACTCTGATTTACATCTATTTTGAGTTCATTTTTCTATTCATACAAAGTTAAAGCTAAGATTTACACATTTGTGTAAATGTGAATTGGATATATTGTGGAGTGTGGAGGAACCCTAGTTGCCTGCACAGGGCTCTGATCAACCCCATTAAATGCTGGACTAttgatcagaagattgctggttcaagcccaaccacatAATTATGAACACCTTTGAGATAAATTGGGTTATTACTTGTGAGCCAGTGTTTTTGACCGAATGGAAATAAAATCCTggagacacactccaaaatcttgttgaaTGCCTTCCTACAAATATAAAGGCTTGTTAAAACTGAATGAGGAAGGGTTTGCTTGATAATAACGgccatatttttaaaaatgggatgtccaaaagGCTCATGCTCTGGTAtctacataattttggccatttagcgCATGTATCAAATAACAAAGGTGAAACAGGCTCAGTACTCGTTCCTTCTCACTGCAGCTGCTATAGCAACTCTGTTTTTTATCCAGAATCGATAAAGTGTCTGTCTGCCCGGCTCCCAGTGAGCATTTCCACAGACTAATACTTCCATGTTATTGCTTTATATTGTATAACTTACTTTACAGTTGTACATGTGGAGGAAATAATAGAAATGAACCTGTGATACACTgtttgtatactgtatatgtcatGGTGTGCTCACTGGGGTTTCATGATCAGATGTATTTGATATTCTTTCTCACTAGTTTCATGTTATATCTTGTTGCTGTGTAAGATAAAATCTGTTTTCTGTATTCTCAGAGGACATTGATCCGTCCGTCGGACGCTTCAGGAACATGGTTCAGACGGCAGTCATACCCTTAAAGGTATTCAGGATCCTGCCAAAAACAAAACTACTGGTTGGAACTATTGGAACTATTGATTCAAAactcttgactttttgcaccTCTTATTATGTCTTGGATTTGAATGGATATACTTGCTATTTTTTCTAATCCAAATTACCCATAAATTACCCACATTTACTTATTCACAaaggtattcagaccctttattcaatactttgttgaagcctttttggcagcaattacagctgcatgTCTTTTTGGACATGCTTCTATAAGCTGTGCATTTTGACCTGGATTTGAGCAGTTTATCTTGTTAATACCCATTATTCAAGACTCAGATTGTATGGTGAACATCTGTCGACTGCcatcttctgttttttttttttttttacagatgttGATGTCGTTTAAATCTGTACTTTGGCCAGGCTGCTCAAGCCAGAGAATCTCTACATGTTGCTTGAGTCTGctttttgaaaataactttttaaatcACTCATTATTAAGTGTAAACTGAGGGCAAATGGCAATTAtgtccattcaaaatcaaattctCATAACAATAAAGTGTACAATACAGTAATAAAGTGCACAATCTGAATACATTCTAAATCCACTGTGATTGGTATGAATTAATGAGTGCAATTGTAGGTAGTTTAACTGATCACTCTTTTTCCTATCCACATCACAGAAGAAGAAAGCAGAGGGACATGGCGGCCTTGGTGTTGAGGACAGTATGGCACGCCGCTTTCAGAACTTCCCTCGCAGCTCAGGCCTTTACGGAGACCTGCCCCCTGCCAGCCATGAGGCGGGCATCCAGGACAGCATACACCAGACAGGCACAGCCCTTCTGAGTGGCATTCCTCAGCCTTTCCCTAACCCTGCCCCAGAGGTGGACTTTACCGCCGCCATCGCACAGCCAGCAGTCATGTTGAACCCGAGCCCCGCCCCTGGACCCTACACGGCGGAGTCGATGAATGAGCCACGCAAGAAGAAATACGCGAAGGAAGCTTGGCCTGGAAAAAAGCCCACGCCCTCTTTGCTCATCTAGTGCTTGATGTGTGACGGACTTCGGTTCAACAGTTATTTCAGAAATAGGAGTTATGTTACGTAATCAGTTCAGGAAGTCAGTTGATTGAGGGCTTCAGTCATTACAATGTGGACGGTGTTGAAGTCTGGTCCACACAACGACTGTATTTTCAGTTGTTCAGCCATGTGTGCTTTTGAAGTGGAAGAGCTGCAGCCATGTGCTTCCCTTAAGTGCTGATCAGTCTCCGATATTTTTCACCTTGCTTAAAATGAACGGGTGCGATTACATTTTCCCACAATTCACACAACAGCAGCTGCAGCCAGCAAGCAAGAAAAAGTGCAAGAAGCCACATATTGTTACTGTTGAAAGTTGATGTTGcagaattgctaaatgctaactttaaaatgcactgaaaataatgATACAGCCTCCATTTGTAACATTGGGTTCTTTGTAACAAATGGTTGAATGGCTGGTTTTGGTGAAAGCTTGTTACTCAGAGCAGATCTTAGCACTCCTTTAACTGCAGGCAAGTGTTAGAATCCGTAGAATAAGTTCTGATGTTCAGTCCTCACGTTCTCTAGAATAACTACTCACACGAGTTGTAACACCGTTATTACCATTTTGGCTATTAGCTGCTGAGAAAAGGCTACACTACCATAGACGAAGGTCTCGACTTGTGAGTTTgatttgtgtgttttatatttttatatccaAGAACGTTTTGGAATGGTGTGTGTACAAAAAATCTAATGAATTCTTAACCTTGTTTATTTAGCTAATAAACAGAATTCCATGTTATACACGCTAATGTGTGGGTTGAAATGGAGATATTTCCTGGAAGTAGTGTTGGACGCTTGTTCCCTCGTGGCATCTCGCTCTCCTAATGGGTTCTCTCTGCCATTTTGAAAATGGACCAATTGTGATTTCTCTTCAGCTAATGTGGTAAAATTCTCTCTGGATTACACGAGACTGACAAAAGAAAAAGTCTGTAAACCTTTTGGAATTACCTGGACATTATCACACATGTTAACACACTTATTTTATTTGCCTAAAAACGTGCAAAGGTTCAGAACATGATCCAGTTGCTGCTATCAAGTTAAGCTATCAGCCCACAgccataaaatacattaatgcaTTCGAACCCATCCAGTTCAGACCCCTGACTGATATCAGAACAGTTCACTACATCACTGTTacaggggtatgaatacttaaaaaaaacaactacttttttatttaggtggtggatcattctcagcacttcagtgacactgacatggtggtggtgtgttagtgtgtgttgtgctggtatgagtggatcagacacagcagcgctgctggagttttaaaataccatgtccactcactgtccactctattagacactcctacctagttggtccaccttgtagatgtaaagtcagagacgatcgctcatctattgctgctgtttgagtcggtcatcttctagaaacttcatcattggtcacaggacgctgctcacagggcggtgttggctggatatatttttggttggtggattattctcagtccagcagtgacagtggggcgtttaaaactccatcagcgctgctgtgtctgatccactcataccagcacaacacacactaacacaccaccaccatgtcagtgtcactgcagtgccgagaatgaaccaccacccaaataatacctgctctgtggtggtcctgtgggggtcctgaccaacgaagaacagcatgaaaaggggctaacaaagtatgaagaaaaacagatggactacagtcagtagtagaactacaaagtgcttctatatggtaagaggaatgggtgtagaaacaaggaggtggttttaatgttatggctgatcggtgtatagttacaattaaa contains:
- the ppp1r8a gene encoding protein phosphatase 1, regulatory subunit 8a isoform X1, with protein sequence MASHPNANAPRFDCPSWAGKPPPGLHLDVVKGDKLIEKLIIDEKKFYLFGRNPDHCDFTIDHQSCSRVHAALVYHRHLKRVFLIDLNSTHGTFLGRIRLEPHKPQQVPIDSTMSFGASTRVYTLREKPQTQPSTTTGDSGVEDEELKGLLGLPQEETELDNLTEFNTAHNKRISTLTIEEGNLDIQRPKRKRRSSRVSFSEDDEIINPEDIDPSVGRFRNMVQTAVIPLKKKKAEGHGGLGVEDSMARRFQNFPRSSGLYGDLPPASHEAGIQDSIHQTGTALLSGIPQPFPNPAPEVDFTAAIAQPAVMLNPSPAPGPYTAESMNEPRKKKYAKEAWPGKKPTPSLLI
- the ppp1r8a gene encoding protein phosphatase 1, regulatory subunit 8a isoform X2, which encodes MSFGASTRVYTLREKPQTQPSTTTGDSGVEDEELKGLLGLPQEETELDNLTEFNTAHNKRISTLTIEEGNLDIQRPKRKRRSSRVSFSEDDEIINPEDIDPSVGRFRNMVQTAVIPLKKKKAEGHGGLGVEDSMARRFQNFPRSSGLYGDLPPASHEAGIQDSIHQTGTALLSGIPQPFPNPAPEVDFTAAIAQPAVMLNPSPAPGPYTAESMNEPRKKKYAKEAWPGKKPTPSLLI